In the Limanda limanda chromosome 10, fLimLim1.1, whole genome shotgun sequence genome, one interval contains:
- the LOC133011755 gene encoding cell adhesion molecule DSCAM-like isoform X6: MVVLGSRHLPLCCSLLLCLLLGCVPTEGIIATVGTDATLLCNYDAKYYGKLPVCWGRGAIPNSGCANEVIKSDGRTVVHRLTERYLLMGNQGAGDVSLTIRQVEESDSGTYGCRVDIPGWFNDHKHQVTLTVVAVRPDPLMVQTREVKERSVTIRWNPVFDGGRPITSYMVDLKNKQTSWDTGVRTEISNPELTQVTLVDLRPAKSYNIRMFVVNSIGMSEASNVLTITTKEAAPEGTPLDMRIEALTSHSIKVTWKPPSADLRNGVLQSYSVSYREYDPAGRQYKRWQHQSVTATQELESLILSNLKPSTKYGVIIQAKTKAGIGPASTAPLCSTLDEVHTTSEVVTVTPTSTDTTMQRQETSSFTTAVESVTDAIDWEQSTSSFTSVHTTSEVVTVTPTSTDTTMQREETSSFTTAVESVTDAIDWDQSTSSFTSVPPDPPVVELKEVIDTSISLCWTPGFEGDSPITGYYLEYKALNASWDYTKAVVDFSPNQTEATIIEINPSTYNIRMFAKNSLGTSKASNVLTITTGRTGHQKIDTATTVSSELVSSEPLSPDAAASVNGSHNGHLAAIVMSVVLVVLIVAIVTTWQIRRVRQKEGSLSLWESNLPLRLRDSESLQEL, translated from the exons ATGGTTGTACTGGGCAGCAGACACCTTCCTCTGTGCTGCagtcttcttctttgtcttctgCTGG GTTGTGTTCCCACTGAGGGCATCATAGCCACAGTGGGAACAGACGCAACTTTGTTGTGCAACTACGATGCCAAGTACTACGGCAAGCTTCCTGTTTGCTGGGGCCGCGGAGCCATCCCCAACAGTGGCTGTGCCAATGAGGTGATCAAGTCAGATGGGAGGACAGTGGTCCACAGGCTGACAGAGCGCTACCTGCTCATGGGTAATCAGGGTGCGGGCGATGTGTCGCTGACCATCAGGCAGGTGGAAGAGAGCGACTCAGGGACGTACGGCTGCCGTGTGGATATACCGGGCTGGTTCAATGATCACAAACACCAGGTGACCCTGACTGTGGTGGCAG tACGCCCTGACCCCCTGATGGTGCAGACgagggaggtgaaggagaggtcGGTTACTATTCGCTGGAATCCTGTGTTTGATGGAGGCAGACCCATCACGTCCTACATGGttgatttgaaaaacaaacaaa CATCCTGGGACACTGGAGTGAGGACTGAAATCTCGAATCCTGAACTGACCCAGGTGACTTTGGTGGATTTGCGTCCGGCCAAGTCCTACAACATCCGTATGTTTGTTGTTAACAGCATAGGCATGAGCGAGGCCAGCAACGTTCTGACAATCACAACAAAAGAAGCAG CACCAGAGGGTACGCCCCTGGATATGCGAATTGAGGCCCTCACCTCTCACAGTATCAAAGTGACGTGGAAG CCTCCGAGCGCTGATCTCAGAAACGGGGTGCTGCAGAGCTACAGCGTCAGCTACAGAGAGTACGACCCTGCAGGCAGACAGTATAAGAGGTGGCAGCACCAGAGTGTGACGGCCACACAGGAACTGGAGAGCCTCATCCTGAGCAACCTGAAGCCTTCCACCAAGTACGGCGTGATTATTCAGGCCAAAACCAAAGCAGGAATCGGACCTGCCTCAACTGCACCCCTCTGCAGCACTCTGGATGAAG TTCATACAACTTCAGAAGTTGTAACTGTGACGCCCACTTCTACTGATACCACGATGCAGAGACAAGAGACTTCAAGTTTTACTACAG CAGTGGAGTCTGTTACTGATGCCATAGACTGGGAACAAAGCACCTCAAGCTTCACTTCAG TTCATACAACTTCAGAAGTTGTAACTGTGACGCCCACTTCTACTGATACCACAATGCAGAGAGAAGAGACTTCAAGTTTTACTACAG CAGTGGAGTCTGTTACTGATGCCATAGACTGGGATCAAAGCACCTCAAGCTTCACTTCAG TGCCCCCGGATCCCCCGGTAGTCGAGTTAAAAGAGGTCATAGACACTTCAATTTCCCTTTGCTGGACTCCCGGCTTCGAAGGTGACAGCCCGATTACAGGTTATTACTTGGAGTATAAAGCACTGAATG CATCATGGGATTACACAAAGGCAGTTGTAGACTTCAGCCCTAACCAGACAGAGGCCACAATTATAGAGATAAATCCCTCAACTTACAACATCCGCATGTTTGCCAAGAACAGTCTGGGCACCAGCAAAGCCAGCAACGTCCTGACCATCACTACTGGAAGAACAG gtcaTCAGAAGATTGATACTGCTACCACCGTATCCTCTGAGCTTGTATCATCTGAACCCTTATCACCCGATGCTGCT GCGAGTGTCAACGGGAGTCATAATGGTCACCTCGCTGCCATCGTTATGTCGGTGGTCCTGGTGGTGTTGATTGTTGCCATAGTAACCACGTGGCAAATTCGAA GGGTAAGACAGAAAGAAGGCAGCCTGAGCCT gTGGGAGAGCAATTTACCACTTCGTTTAAGAGATtctgagtcactgcaggagcTGTAA
- the LOC133011755 gene encoding cell adhesion molecule DSCAM-like isoform X1, protein MVVLGSRHLPLCCSLLLCLLLGCVPTEGIIATVGTDATLLCNYDAKYYGKLPVCWGRGAIPNSGCANEVIKSDGRTVVHRLTERYLLMGNQGAGDVSLTIRQVEESDSGTYGCRVDIPGWFNDHKHQVTLTVVAVRPDPLMVQTREVKERSVTIRWNPVFDGGRPITSYMVDLKNKQTSWDTGVRTEISNPELTQVTLVDLRPAKSYNIRMFVVNSIGMSEASNVLTITTKEAAPEGTPLDMRIEALTSHSIKVTWKPPSADLRNGVLQSYSVSYREYDPAGRQYKRWQHQSVTATQELESLILSNLKPSTKYGVIIQAKTKAGIGPASTAPLCSTLDEVHTTSEVVTVTPTSTDTTMQKEETSRFTTAVESVTDAIDWEQSTSSFTSVHTTSEVVTVTPTSTDTTMQRQETSSFTTAVESVTDAIDWEQSTSSFTSVHTTSEVVTVTPTSTDTTMQREETSSFTTAVESVTDAIDWDQSTSSFTSVPPDPPVVELKEVIDTSISLCWTPGFEGDSPITGYYLEYKALNASWDYTKAVVDFSPNQTEATIIEINPSTYNIRMFAKNSLGTSKASNVLTITTGRTGHQKIDTATTVSSELVSSEPLSPDAAASVNGSHNGHLAAIVMSVVLVVLIVAIVTTWQIRRVRQKEGSLSLWESNLPLRLRDSESLQEL, encoded by the exons ATGGTTGTACTGGGCAGCAGACACCTTCCTCTGTGCTGCagtcttcttctttgtcttctgCTGG GTTGTGTTCCCACTGAGGGCATCATAGCCACAGTGGGAACAGACGCAACTTTGTTGTGCAACTACGATGCCAAGTACTACGGCAAGCTTCCTGTTTGCTGGGGCCGCGGAGCCATCCCCAACAGTGGCTGTGCCAATGAGGTGATCAAGTCAGATGGGAGGACAGTGGTCCACAGGCTGACAGAGCGCTACCTGCTCATGGGTAATCAGGGTGCGGGCGATGTGTCGCTGACCATCAGGCAGGTGGAAGAGAGCGACTCAGGGACGTACGGCTGCCGTGTGGATATACCGGGCTGGTTCAATGATCACAAACACCAGGTGACCCTGACTGTGGTGGCAG tACGCCCTGACCCCCTGATGGTGCAGACgagggaggtgaaggagaggtcGGTTACTATTCGCTGGAATCCTGTGTTTGATGGAGGCAGACCCATCACGTCCTACATGGttgatttgaaaaacaaacaaa CATCCTGGGACACTGGAGTGAGGACTGAAATCTCGAATCCTGAACTGACCCAGGTGACTTTGGTGGATTTGCGTCCGGCCAAGTCCTACAACATCCGTATGTTTGTTGTTAACAGCATAGGCATGAGCGAGGCCAGCAACGTTCTGACAATCACAACAAAAGAAGCAG CACCAGAGGGTACGCCCCTGGATATGCGAATTGAGGCCCTCACCTCTCACAGTATCAAAGTGACGTGGAAG CCTCCGAGCGCTGATCTCAGAAACGGGGTGCTGCAGAGCTACAGCGTCAGCTACAGAGAGTACGACCCTGCAGGCAGACAGTATAAGAGGTGGCAGCACCAGAGTGTGACGGCCACACAGGAACTGGAGAGCCTCATCCTGAGCAACCTGAAGCCTTCCACCAAGTACGGCGTGATTATTCAGGCCAAAACCAAAGCAGGAATCGGACCTGCCTCAACTGCACCCCTCTGCAGCACTCTGGATGAAG TTCATACAACTTCAGAAGTTGTAACTGTGACGCCCACTTCAACTGATACCACGATGCAGAAAGAAGAGACTTCAAGATTTACTACAG CAGTGGAGTCTGTTACTGATGCCATAGACTGGGAACAAAGCACCTCAAGCTTCACTTCAG TTCATACAACTTCAGAAGTTGTAACTGTGACGCCCACTTCTACTGATACCACGATGCAGAGACAAGAGACTTCAAGTTTTACTACAG CAGTGGAGTCTGTTACTGATGCCATAGACTGGGAACAAAGCACCTCAAGCTTCACTTCAG TTCATACAACTTCAGAAGTTGTAACTGTGACGCCCACTTCTACTGATACCACAATGCAGAGAGAAGAGACTTCAAGTTTTACTACAG CAGTGGAGTCTGTTACTGATGCCATAGACTGGGATCAAAGCACCTCAAGCTTCACTTCAG TGCCCCCGGATCCCCCGGTAGTCGAGTTAAAAGAGGTCATAGACACTTCAATTTCCCTTTGCTGGACTCCCGGCTTCGAAGGTGACAGCCCGATTACAGGTTATTACTTGGAGTATAAAGCACTGAATG CATCATGGGATTACACAAAGGCAGTTGTAGACTTCAGCCCTAACCAGACAGAGGCCACAATTATAGAGATAAATCCCTCAACTTACAACATCCGCATGTTTGCCAAGAACAGTCTGGGCACCAGCAAAGCCAGCAACGTCCTGACCATCACTACTGGAAGAACAG gtcaTCAGAAGATTGATACTGCTACCACCGTATCCTCTGAGCTTGTATCATCTGAACCCTTATCACCCGATGCTGCT GCGAGTGTCAACGGGAGTCATAATGGTCACCTCGCTGCCATCGTTATGTCGGTGGTCCTGGTGGTGTTGATTGTTGCCATAGTAACCACGTGGCAAATTCGAA GGGTAAGACAGAAAGAAGGCAGCCTGAGCCT gTGGGAGAGCAATTTACCACTTCGTTTAAGAGATtctgagtcactgcaggagcTGTAA
- the LOC133011755 gene encoding cell adhesion molecule DSCAM-like isoform X3 — protein MVVLGSRHLPLCCSLLLCLLLGCVPTEGIIATVGTDATLLCNYDAKYYGKLPVCWGRGAIPNSGCANEVIKSDGRTVVHRLTERYLLMGNQGAGDVSLTIRQVEESDSGTYGCRVDIPGWFNDHKHQVTLTVVAVRPDPLMVQTREVKERSVTIRWNPVFDGGRPITSYMVDLKNKQTSWDTGVRTEISNPELTQVTLVDLRPAKSYNIRMFVVNSIGMSEASNVLTITTKEAAPEGTPLDMRIEALTSHSIKVTWKPPSADLRNGVLQSYSVSYREYDPAGRQYKRWQHQSVTATQELESLILSNLKPSTKYGVIIQAKTKAGIGPASTAPLCSTLDEVHTTSEVVTVTPTSTDTTMQKEETSRFTTAVESVTDAIDWEQSTSSFTSVHTTSEVVTVTPTSTDTTMQRQETSSFTTAVESVTDAIDWEQSTSSFTSVHTTSEVVTVTPTSTDTTMQREETSSFTTVESVTDAIDWDQSTSSFTSVPPDPPVVELKEVIDTSISLCWTPGFEGDSPITGYYLEYKALNASWDYTKAVVDFSPNQTEATIIEINPSTYNIRMFAKNSLGTSKASNVLTITTGRTGHQKIDTATTVSSELVSSEPLSPDAAASVNGSHNGHLAAIVMSVVLVVLIVAIVTTWQIRRVRQKEGSLSLWESNLPLRLRDSESLQEL, from the exons ATGGTTGTACTGGGCAGCAGACACCTTCCTCTGTGCTGCagtcttcttctttgtcttctgCTGG GTTGTGTTCCCACTGAGGGCATCATAGCCACAGTGGGAACAGACGCAACTTTGTTGTGCAACTACGATGCCAAGTACTACGGCAAGCTTCCTGTTTGCTGGGGCCGCGGAGCCATCCCCAACAGTGGCTGTGCCAATGAGGTGATCAAGTCAGATGGGAGGACAGTGGTCCACAGGCTGACAGAGCGCTACCTGCTCATGGGTAATCAGGGTGCGGGCGATGTGTCGCTGACCATCAGGCAGGTGGAAGAGAGCGACTCAGGGACGTACGGCTGCCGTGTGGATATACCGGGCTGGTTCAATGATCACAAACACCAGGTGACCCTGACTGTGGTGGCAG tACGCCCTGACCCCCTGATGGTGCAGACgagggaggtgaaggagaggtcGGTTACTATTCGCTGGAATCCTGTGTTTGATGGAGGCAGACCCATCACGTCCTACATGGttgatttgaaaaacaaacaaa CATCCTGGGACACTGGAGTGAGGACTGAAATCTCGAATCCTGAACTGACCCAGGTGACTTTGGTGGATTTGCGTCCGGCCAAGTCCTACAACATCCGTATGTTTGTTGTTAACAGCATAGGCATGAGCGAGGCCAGCAACGTTCTGACAATCACAACAAAAGAAGCAG CACCAGAGGGTACGCCCCTGGATATGCGAATTGAGGCCCTCACCTCTCACAGTATCAAAGTGACGTGGAAG CCTCCGAGCGCTGATCTCAGAAACGGGGTGCTGCAGAGCTACAGCGTCAGCTACAGAGAGTACGACCCTGCAGGCAGACAGTATAAGAGGTGGCAGCACCAGAGTGTGACGGCCACACAGGAACTGGAGAGCCTCATCCTGAGCAACCTGAAGCCTTCCACCAAGTACGGCGTGATTATTCAGGCCAAAACCAAAGCAGGAATCGGACCTGCCTCAACTGCACCCCTCTGCAGCACTCTGGATGAAG TTCATACAACTTCAGAAGTTGTAACTGTGACGCCCACTTCAACTGATACCACGATGCAGAAAGAAGAGACTTCAAGATTTACTACAG CAGTGGAGTCTGTTACTGATGCCATAGACTGGGAACAAAGCACCTCAAGCTTCACTTCAG TTCATACAACTTCAGAAGTTGTAACTGTGACGCCCACTTCTACTGATACCACGATGCAGAGACAAGAGACTTCAAGTTTTACTACAG CAGTGGAGTCTGTTACTGATGCCATAGACTGGGAACAAAGCACCTCAAGCTTCACTTCAG TTCATACAACTTCAGAAGTTGTAACTGTGACGCCCACTTCTACTGATACCACAATGCAGAGAGAAGAGACTTCAAGTTTTACTACAG TGGAGTCTGTTACTGATGCCATAGACTGGGATCAAAGCACCTCAAGCTTCACTTCAG TGCCCCCGGATCCCCCGGTAGTCGAGTTAAAAGAGGTCATAGACACTTCAATTTCCCTTTGCTGGACTCCCGGCTTCGAAGGTGACAGCCCGATTACAGGTTATTACTTGGAGTATAAAGCACTGAATG CATCATGGGATTACACAAAGGCAGTTGTAGACTTCAGCCCTAACCAGACAGAGGCCACAATTATAGAGATAAATCCCTCAACTTACAACATCCGCATGTTTGCCAAGAACAGTCTGGGCACCAGCAAAGCCAGCAACGTCCTGACCATCACTACTGGAAGAACAG gtcaTCAGAAGATTGATACTGCTACCACCGTATCCTCTGAGCTTGTATCATCTGAACCCTTATCACCCGATGCTGCT GCGAGTGTCAACGGGAGTCATAATGGTCACCTCGCTGCCATCGTTATGTCGGTGGTCCTGGTGGTGTTGATTGTTGCCATAGTAACCACGTGGCAAATTCGAA GGGTAAGACAGAAAGAAGGCAGCCTGAGCCT gTGGGAGAGCAATTTACCACTTCGTTTAAGAGATtctgagtcactgcaggagcTGTAA
- the LOC133011755 gene encoding cell adhesion molecule DSCAM-like isoform X5 — protein MVVLGSRHLPLCCSLLLCLLLGCVPTEGIIATVGTDATLLCNYDAKYYGKLPVCWGRGAIPNSGCANEVIKSDGRTVVHRLTERYLLMGNQGAGDVSLTIRQVEESDSGTYGCRVDIPGWFNDHKHQVTLTVVAVRPDPLMVQTREVKERSVTIRWNPVFDGGRPITSYMVDLKNKQTSWDTGVRTEISNPELTQVTLVDLRPAKSYNIRMFVVNSIGMSEASNVLTITTKEAAPEGTPLDMRIEALTSHSIKVTWKPPSADLRNGVLQSYSVSYREYDPAGRQYKRWQHQSVTATQELESLILSNLKPSTKYGVIIQAKTKAGIGPASTAPLCSTLDEVHTTSEVVTVTPTSTDTTMQKEETSRFTTAVESVTDAIDWEQSTSSFTSVHTTSEVVTVTPTSTDTTMQRQETSSFTTAVESVTDAIDWEQSTSSFTSAVESVTDAIDWDQSTSSFTSVPPDPPVVELKEVIDTSISLCWTPGFEGDSPITGYYLEYKALNASWDYTKAVVDFSPNQTEATIIEINPSTYNIRMFAKNSLGTSKASNVLTITTGRTGHQKIDTATTVSSELVSSEPLSPDAAASVNGSHNGHLAAIVMSVVLVVLIVAIVTTWQIRRVRQKEGSLSLWESNLPLRLRDSESLQEL, from the exons ATGGTTGTACTGGGCAGCAGACACCTTCCTCTGTGCTGCagtcttcttctttgtcttctgCTGG GTTGTGTTCCCACTGAGGGCATCATAGCCACAGTGGGAACAGACGCAACTTTGTTGTGCAACTACGATGCCAAGTACTACGGCAAGCTTCCTGTTTGCTGGGGCCGCGGAGCCATCCCCAACAGTGGCTGTGCCAATGAGGTGATCAAGTCAGATGGGAGGACAGTGGTCCACAGGCTGACAGAGCGCTACCTGCTCATGGGTAATCAGGGTGCGGGCGATGTGTCGCTGACCATCAGGCAGGTGGAAGAGAGCGACTCAGGGACGTACGGCTGCCGTGTGGATATACCGGGCTGGTTCAATGATCACAAACACCAGGTGACCCTGACTGTGGTGGCAG tACGCCCTGACCCCCTGATGGTGCAGACgagggaggtgaaggagaggtcGGTTACTATTCGCTGGAATCCTGTGTTTGATGGAGGCAGACCCATCACGTCCTACATGGttgatttgaaaaacaaacaaa CATCCTGGGACACTGGAGTGAGGACTGAAATCTCGAATCCTGAACTGACCCAGGTGACTTTGGTGGATTTGCGTCCGGCCAAGTCCTACAACATCCGTATGTTTGTTGTTAACAGCATAGGCATGAGCGAGGCCAGCAACGTTCTGACAATCACAACAAAAGAAGCAG CACCAGAGGGTACGCCCCTGGATATGCGAATTGAGGCCCTCACCTCTCACAGTATCAAAGTGACGTGGAAG CCTCCGAGCGCTGATCTCAGAAACGGGGTGCTGCAGAGCTACAGCGTCAGCTACAGAGAGTACGACCCTGCAGGCAGACAGTATAAGAGGTGGCAGCACCAGAGTGTGACGGCCACACAGGAACTGGAGAGCCTCATCCTGAGCAACCTGAAGCCTTCCACCAAGTACGGCGTGATTATTCAGGCCAAAACCAAAGCAGGAATCGGACCTGCCTCAACTGCACCCCTCTGCAGCACTCTGGATGAAG TTCATACAACTTCAGAAGTTGTAACTGTGACGCCCACTTCAACTGATACCACGATGCAGAAAGAAGAGACTTCAAGATTTACTACAG CAGTGGAGTCTGTTACTGATGCCATAGACTGGGAACAAAGCACCTCAAGCTTCACTTCAG TTCATACAACTTCAGAAGTTGTAACTGTGACGCCCACTTCTACTGATACCACGATGCAGAGACAAGAGACTTCAAGTTTTACTACAG CAGTGGAGTCTGTTACTGATGCCATAGACTGGGAACAAAGCACCTCAAGCTTCACTTCAG CAGTGGAGTCTGTTACTGATGCCATAGACTGGGATCAAAGCACCTCAAGCTTCACTTCAG TGCCCCCGGATCCCCCGGTAGTCGAGTTAAAAGAGGTCATAGACACTTCAATTTCCCTTTGCTGGACTCCCGGCTTCGAAGGTGACAGCCCGATTACAGGTTATTACTTGGAGTATAAAGCACTGAATG CATCATGGGATTACACAAAGGCAGTTGTAGACTTCAGCCCTAACCAGACAGAGGCCACAATTATAGAGATAAATCCCTCAACTTACAACATCCGCATGTTTGCCAAGAACAGTCTGGGCACCAGCAAAGCCAGCAACGTCCTGACCATCACTACTGGAAGAACAG gtcaTCAGAAGATTGATACTGCTACCACCGTATCCTCTGAGCTTGTATCATCTGAACCCTTATCACCCGATGCTGCT GCGAGTGTCAACGGGAGTCATAATGGTCACCTCGCTGCCATCGTTATGTCGGTGGTCCTGGTGGTGTTGATTGTTGCCATAGTAACCACGTGGCAAATTCGAA GGGTAAGACAGAAAGAAGGCAGCCTGAGCCT gTGGGAGAGCAATTTACCACTTCGTTTAAGAGATtctgagtcactgcaggagcTGTAA
- the LOC133011755 gene encoding cell adhesion molecule DSCAM-like isoform X7, with protein MVVLGSRHLPLCCSLLLCLLLGCVPTEGIIATVGTDATLLCNYDAKYYGKLPVCWGRGAIPNSGCANEVIKSDGRTVVHRLTERYLLMGNQGAGDVSLTIRQVEESDSGTYGCRVDIPGWFNDHKHQVTLTVVAVRPDPLMVQTREVKERSVTIRWNPVFDGGRPITSYMVDLKNKQTSWDTGVRTEISNPELTQVTLVDLRPAKSYNIRMFVVNSIGMSEASNVLTITTKEAAPEGTPLDMRIEALTSHSIKVTWKPPSADLRNGVLQSYSVSYREYDPAGRQYKRWQHQSVTATQELESLILSNLKPSTKYGVIIQAKTKAGIGPASTAPLCSTLDEVHTTSEVVTVTPTSTDTTMQKEETSRFTTAVESVTDAIDWEQSTSSFTSVHTTSEVVTVTPTSTDTTMQRQETSSFTTAVESVTDAIDWEQSTSSFTSVPPDPPVVELKEVIDTSISLCWTPGFEGDSPITGYYLEYKALNASWDYTKAVVDFSPNQTEATIIEINPSTYNIRMFAKNSLGTSKASNVLTITTGRTGHQKIDTATTVSSELVSSEPLSPDAAASVNGSHNGHLAAIVMSVVLVVLIVAIVTTWQIRRVRQKEGSLSLWESNLPLRLRDSESLQEL; from the exons ATGGTTGTACTGGGCAGCAGACACCTTCCTCTGTGCTGCagtcttcttctttgtcttctgCTGG GTTGTGTTCCCACTGAGGGCATCATAGCCACAGTGGGAACAGACGCAACTTTGTTGTGCAACTACGATGCCAAGTACTACGGCAAGCTTCCTGTTTGCTGGGGCCGCGGAGCCATCCCCAACAGTGGCTGTGCCAATGAGGTGATCAAGTCAGATGGGAGGACAGTGGTCCACAGGCTGACAGAGCGCTACCTGCTCATGGGTAATCAGGGTGCGGGCGATGTGTCGCTGACCATCAGGCAGGTGGAAGAGAGCGACTCAGGGACGTACGGCTGCCGTGTGGATATACCGGGCTGGTTCAATGATCACAAACACCAGGTGACCCTGACTGTGGTGGCAG tACGCCCTGACCCCCTGATGGTGCAGACgagggaggtgaaggagaggtcGGTTACTATTCGCTGGAATCCTGTGTTTGATGGAGGCAGACCCATCACGTCCTACATGGttgatttgaaaaacaaacaaa CATCCTGGGACACTGGAGTGAGGACTGAAATCTCGAATCCTGAACTGACCCAGGTGACTTTGGTGGATTTGCGTCCGGCCAAGTCCTACAACATCCGTATGTTTGTTGTTAACAGCATAGGCATGAGCGAGGCCAGCAACGTTCTGACAATCACAACAAAAGAAGCAG CACCAGAGGGTACGCCCCTGGATATGCGAATTGAGGCCCTCACCTCTCACAGTATCAAAGTGACGTGGAAG CCTCCGAGCGCTGATCTCAGAAACGGGGTGCTGCAGAGCTACAGCGTCAGCTACAGAGAGTACGACCCTGCAGGCAGACAGTATAAGAGGTGGCAGCACCAGAGTGTGACGGCCACACAGGAACTGGAGAGCCTCATCCTGAGCAACCTGAAGCCTTCCACCAAGTACGGCGTGATTATTCAGGCCAAAACCAAAGCAGGAATCGGACCTGCCTCAACTGCACCCCTCTGCAGCACTCTGGATGAAG TTCATACAACTTCAGAAGTTGTAACTGTGACGCCCACTTCAACTGATACCACGATGCAGAAAGAAGAGACTTCAAGATTTACTACAG CAGTGGAGTCTGTTACTGATGCCATAGACTGGGAACAAAGCACCTCAAGCTTCACTTCAG TTCATACAACTTCAGAAGTTGTAACTGTGACGCCCACTTCTACTGATACCACGATGCAGAGACAAGAGACTTCAAGTTTTACTACAG CAGTGGAGTCTGTTACTGATGCCATAGACTGGGAACAAAGCACCTCAAGCTTCACTTCAG TGCCCCCGGATCCCCCGGTAGTCGAGTTAAAAGAGGTCATAGACACTTCAATTTCCCTTTGCTGGACTCCCGGCTTCGAAGGTGACAGCCCGATTACAGGTTATTACTTGGAGTATAAAGCACTGAATG CATCATGGGATTACACAAAGGCAGTTGTAGACTTCAGCCCTAACCAGACAGAGGCCACAATTATAGAGATAAATCCCTCAACTTACAACATCCGCATGTTTGCCAAGAACAGTCTGGGCACCAGCAAAGCCAGCAACGTCCTGACCATCACTACTGGAAGAACAG gtcaTCAGAAGATTGATACTGCTACCACCGTATCCTCTGAGCTTGTATCATCTGAACCCTTATCACCCGATGCTGCT GCGAGTGTCAACGGGAGTCATAATGGTCACCTCGCTGCCATCGTTATGTCGGTGGTCCTGGTGGTGTTGATTGTTGCCATAGTAACCACGTGGCAAATTCGAA GGGTAAGACAGAAAGAAGGCAGCCTGAGCCT gTGGGAGAGCAATTTACCACTTCGTTTAAGAGATtctgagtcactgcaggagcTGTAA